The Methanoregula boonei 6A8 genome has a window encoding:
- a CDS encoding YkgJ family cysteine cluster protein has protein sequence MVIVSLVPIPYRIAALTAEKNALFSYPPDRLSGIIRDVGFRCTYCAKCCTRAFNGHVFLLEQEVATARAIDPDALEPAPDPEFCDQHGTFYVSGYALKVKDDKEGSCWFLENGRCTIYDRRFAICRIYPYMLHREPDEDGIIDWRQISGFEKHGKYNAKITDEESRTLARETMEYEHAFLDHQIAFLECVQQWFARHQLRHVQKVYDDRMRQFKKGSPLTVMVYTGGQFEKCQVFPKPAPRES, from the coding sequence GTGGTTATCGTATCTCTTGTTCCTATCCCGTACCGCATCGCTGCACTTACTGCTGAAAAAAATGCCCTCTTTAGTTACCCCCCTGACCGTCTTTCAGGTATCATCCGGGATGTAGGCTTCCGGTGCACATACTGTGCGAAATGCTGTACCCGGGCATTCAACGGTCACGTCTTCCTGCTGGAGCAGGAGGTAGCCACGGCACGTGCAATCGATCCTGATGCACTCGAACCCGCCCCGGATCCCGAGTTCTGCGACCAGCACGGTACATTCTATGTCTCCGGCTATGCCCTGAAAGTCAAAGACGATAAAGAGGGATCCTGCTGGTTCCTTGAAAATGGCAGGTGCACAATCTATGACCGGAGGTTTGCCATATGCCGTATCTACCCATACATGCTCCACCGGGAGCCGGATGAAGACGGGATCATAGACTGGCGCCAGATCTCCGGTTTTGAAAAGCATGGTAAATACAACGCAAAAATTACCGATGAGGAAAGCCGTACCCTGGCCCGGGAGACCATGGAATACGAACATGCCTTCCTCGACCACCAGATTGCATTCCTGGAATGTGTGCAACAATGGTTTGCGCGGCACCAGCTCCGGCATGTCCAGAAAGTGTACGATGACCGCATGCGCCAGTTCAAAAAGGGCAGTCCTCTCACCGTCATGGTATATACCGGCGGGCAATTCGAAAAATGCCAGGTTTTCCCCAAACCCGCACCCCGGGAATCATAA
- a CDS encoding Holliday junction resolvase-like protein, with translation MALEDILEYVSVALVIGFFLGLLFMRAQFRTVEARYRADLERWKAESAAEIRKDSVNRSRFTLKGRIAEQMAPLLPSFGYLPADARFIGSPVDYIIFDGLSSVADEKGSDIRIIFMDVKQGSATLSRTQRVIKKAVEEKAVTWQTLHLEDE, from the coding sequence ATGGCGCTTGAAGATATCCTTGAATACGTAAGTGTCGCGCTGGTTATCGGTTTTTTCCTCGGCCTGCTTTTTATGAGAGCGCAGTTTCGGACAGTCGAGGCCCGGTACCGTGCCGATCTTGAACGCTGGAAAGCAGAATCTGCCGCCGAGATCCGCAAAGACTCTGTCAACCGCTCCCGTTTCACCCTGAAAGGCAGGATTGCCGAGCAGATGGCACCCCTGCTGCCCTCATTTGGGTATCTTCCTGCCGATGCCCGGTTCATCGGATCTCCTGTAGATTACATTATTTTTGATGGCCTTTCATCGGTTGCCGATGAAAAAGGATCGGATATCCGGATTATCTTTATGGATGTGAAACAGGGAAGTGCGACCCTCTCCCGTACCCAGCGGGTGATAAAGAAAGCCGTGGAGGAAAAGGCGGTTACCTGGCAGACCCTTCATCTGGAGGATGAATGA
- a CDS encoding DEAD/DEAH box helicase, producing the protein MNTRLQFSDLSLSKEIAKAIENMGFEEPTPIQALAIPLIQAGRDVTAQAQTGTGKTSAFGIPVIENIDASQRVVQVIVLCPTRELAIQIAEEFSHLLAYLPKISVLPVYGGQPIERQLKALANGVHIVIGTPGRVMDHLKRRTLSLDHVSMVVLDEADQMLDMGFRDDIELILKRVPQKRQTLLFSATLPKPIIEISKRFQNRPEFVRVEYQELTVPAIEQSYIEVRDRDKLDSLCRVIDVVDPQLAIIFCNTKRGAEDLAGRIRARGYRAEELHGDMKQSQRDRVMGGFRKGTIDILIATDVAARGIDVEDVDMVINYDVPQDVDYYIHRIGRTGRAGKSGRAITFVTSRDFTKLREIQKYIKVQIPRKPLPTADDVVEQKTKTILEEVRETIQKGGTEPYARIVEQESEGDLTTLEIAAALLKIRLEQGSDSHTEHAVPKDFGDTGAESGMVRFFLGIGRDHKVAPKDIVGAIAGETGIPGKYIGAIRILDTYSFVEVPREYAGEVYTIMKERTIRGLSTAIEPAQGRHP; encoded by the coding sequence ATGAATACAAGATTGCAGTTTTCCGATCTCTCCCTCTCAAAAGAGATCGCGAAAGCCATAGAAAATATGGGCTTTGAAGAGCCCACCCCCATCCAGGCACTTGCCATTCCCCTTATCCAGGCCGGCCGCGATGTGACCGCGCAGGCACAGACCGGTACCGGAAAGACCTCCGCGTTTGGCATCCCCGTTATAGAAAATATCGATGCTTCACAACGGGTCGTGCAGGTCATCGTTCTGTGCCCCACCCGGGAACTCGCCATCCAGATCGCCGAGGAATTTTCCCATCTCCTCGCCTACCTCCCAAAAATCTCCGTTCTCCCGGTCTATGGCGGCCAGCCCATAGAACGCCAGCTCAAGGCCCTTGCAAACGGTGTCCACATTGTGATTGGCACTCCCGGGCGTGTGATGGATCACCTCAAGCGCCGTACCCTCTCACTTGACCATGTCTCGATGGTTGTGCTCGACGAGGCGGACCAGATGCTTGACATGGGATTCCGGGACGATATCGAGCTCATTTTAAAGCGCGTACCCCAGAAACGCCAGACGCTTCTCTTCTCTGCAACGCTCCCCAAGCCGATCATCGAGATCTCAAAAAGGTTCCAGAACCGTCCCGAATTTGTCCGGGTCGAGTACCAGGAGCTCACCGTTCCTGCGATCGAGCAGTCCTATATTGAAGTCAGGGACCGGGACAAGCTCGATTCTCTCTGCCGGGTGATCGATGTCGTTGACCCGCAGCTTGCTATCATTTTCTGCAACACAAAACGGGGCGCAGAAGACCTTGCCGGCCGCATCCGGGCACGGGGTTACCGCGCAGAAGAGCTCCACGGGGATATGAAACAGTCCCAGCGCGACCGGGTCATGGGAGGGTTCCGGAAGGGTACCATCGATATCCTGATCGCAACCGATGTTGCTGCGCGCGGAATAGATGTCGAAGATGTGGACATGGTGATCAACTATGATGTCCCGCAGGACGTTGATTACTACATCCACCGGATTGGCAGGACGGGGAGGGCAGGAAAGAGCGGGCGGGCGATCACCTTTGTTACGTCCCGCGATTTCACCAAGCTCCGCGAGATCCAGAAATACATAAAAGTCCAGATCCCCAGAAAACCCCTGCCCACGGCTGACGATGTGGTCGAGCAAAAAACAAAGACTATACTCGAAGAGGTACGCGAGACCATCCAGAAGGGAGGTACCGAGCCGTATGCCCGGATTGTTGAGCAGGAGAGCGAAGGGGATCTCACCACGCTTGAGATCGCTGCAGCCCTTTTAAAAATACGCCTGGAACAGGGAAGCGATTCCCATACCGAGCACGCGGTTCCGAAGGATTTCGGGGATACCGGTGCAGAATCAGGCATGGTAAGATTTTTCCTGGGTATCGGCCGCGACCACAAGGTGGCACCCAAGGATATTGTCGGGGCCATTGCCGGGGAAACAGGTATCCCGGGAAAATACATCGGCGCAATAAGGATCCTCGATACATATTCCTTTGTCGAAGTACCCCGGGAGTATGCGGGTGAGGTCTATACGATTATGAAAGAGCGGACGATCCGGGGACTCTCCACGGCAATAGAGCCGGCACAGGGCCGGCACCCGTAA
- a CDS encoding flavodoxin family protein — translation MKVVAFNGSARKDGNTAILVREVFKELEKSGIETEIVQLAGKKVHGCTACMKCMEKKDRRCVIEDFANECIAKMDEAEGIILASPTYFSDVTAEMKALIDRSGFVAMANGSMFRRKVGAAVVAVRRGGAIHTFDTINHFFFISQMVVPGSCYWNVGIGLAPGDVEKDNEGLETMKVLGENMAWAMKKLNK, via the coding sequence ATGAAAGTTGTTGCATTTAACGGGAGTGCCCGCAAGGACGGGAACACGGCAATTCTTGTGCGGGAAGTGTTTAAGGAACTCGAAAAATCTGGAATTGAAACCGAGATCGTGCAGCTTGCGGGAAAGAAAGTTCACGGGTGCACGGCCTGCATGAAATGCATGGAGAAGAAGGACCGCCGCTGTGTGATCGAAGATTTTGCAAACGAGTGTATTGCAAAGATGGATGAGGCAGAGGGGATCATCCTTGCCTCCCCGACGTACTTCTCTGATGTGACTGCGGAGATGAAAGCCCTGATCGACAGGTCCGGTTTTGTTGCCATGGCAAACGGCAGCATGTTCCGCCGCAAGGTAGGGGCAGCGGTTGTGGCAGTCCGCCGGGGCGGGGCAATTCACACGTTTGATACGATCAATCACTTCTTCTTCATCAGCCAGATGGTAGTCCCGGGCTCATGCTACTGGAACGTAGGGATTGGCCTTGCACCTGGCGATGTGGAAAAAGACAATGAAGGGCTTGAGACCATGAAGGTGCTGGGCGAAAACATGGCATGGGCCATGAAAAAACTTAATAAATAA
- a CDS encoding amino acid permease — protein MDLRALIPKGTQAFRTKTIDKLMECTSGEHALRKVLSPLDLTLMGIGAIIGTGIFVITGVVAANYSGPALVISFVIAGIVCAFAALAYAEFAAMVPVAGSAYTYSYASLGEIWAWIIGWDLILEYAVSIAAVAVGWSGYVTSLAAGAGITLPAMLVNPPGTSGGLVNIPAMVIIGLVTLLLIIGVRESARVTTVIVAIKLGVILLFLYLAFGHIQPANWVPFMPFGWNGVITGAAIVFFAYIGFDAVSTAAEEVQNPTRDVPLGILSSLAIATVLYIAVSAVLTGIVPYSLFAGTSAPVAFALEQIGISWGSALISVGAICGITSVIIVLLYGQTRIFFAMSRDGLLPGIFRQIHPVYRTPVKVTLLVGTVTALLAGFLPLTTIAELVNIGTLAAFIIVSLGVIVLRYTKPSFPRPFRCPLVPLVPILCILSCGLLILALPLVTHLRFVLWLTVGLVIYVIYSRHHSRINDNTSALECWKG, from the coding sequence ATGGATCTACGGGCGCTTATCCCGAAGGGTACCCAGGCCTTCAGGACCAAGACCATTGACAAACTCATGGAGTGTACCAGCGGCGAGCATGCGCTCAGGAAAGTGCTTTCGCCCCTCGATCTCACGCTCATGGGCATTGGCGCCATTATCGGTACCGGTATCTTTGTCATCACCGGGGTAGTCGCAGCCAATTATTCCGGCCCGGCCCTGGTCATTTCCTTTGTCATCGCCGGTATTGTCTGTGCTTTTGCAGCCCTTGCGTACGCGGAGTTTGCCGCAATGGTCCCGGTTGCCGGAAGCGCATACACGTACAGCTACGCGTCGCTTGGTGAGATCTGGGCCTGGATCATCGGGTGGGACCTGATCCTCGAATACGCGGTCTCGATAGCGGCAGTTGCAGTCGGCTGGTCGGGATATGTCACCAGCCTTGCAGCAGGGGCCGGGATCACGTTACCTGCAATGCTTGTGAATCCCCCCGGGACCAGTGGGGGACTTGTCAATATCCCGGCAATGGTAATCATCGGCCTTGTAACGCTCCTGCTCATCATCGGGGTACGTGAGAGTGCCCGGGTGACCACAGTAATCGTCGCCATAAAACTGGGGGTAATCCTCCTTTTCCTGTACCTGGCCTTTGGTCACATCCAGCCGGCCAACTGGGTGCCATTCATGCCGTTTGGCTGGAACGGGGTTATCACCGGGGCCGCAATCGTCTTTTTTGCCTACATCGGGTTCGATGCAGTCTCAACCGCGGCAGAAGAGGTTCAAAACCCAACAAGGGATGTGCCCCTCGGGATTCTCTCTTCACTTGCCATTGCGACAGTACTCTATATTGCGGTCTCCGCTGTGCTCACCGGGATAGTTCCGTACTCGCTCTTTGCCGGGACAAGCGCGCCGGTTGCATTTGCCCTTGAACAGATCGGGATCTCATGGGGATCGGCGCTCATCTCAGTCGGGGCAATCTGCGGCATCACTTCGGTTATCATTGTCCTCCTGTACGGCCAGACCCGGATCTTCTTTGCCATGTCCCGTGACGGGTTGCTTCCCGGGATATTCCGGCAGATCCACCCGGTATACCGGACACCGGTCAAGGTTACCCTTCTTGTCGGCACGGTCACGGCACTCCTTGCCGGATTCCTTCCGCTCACCACAATAGCCGAGCTAGTGAACATCGGGACGCTTGCCGCATTCATCATCGTGTCTCTGGGTGTGATCGTGCTCCGGTACACGAAACCGTCGTTTCCACGGCCTTTCCGGTGCCCGCTTGTCCCCCTCGTCCCAATTCTCTGCATTCTTTCCTGCGGACTCCTGATCCTCGCACTCCCGCTCGTCACTCACCTGCGCTTTGTGCTCTGGCTCACCGTCGGCCTCGTAATCTATGTCATCTACAGCCGGCACCATAGCAGGATCAACGACAACACGAGTGCGCTTGAATGCTGGAAAGGATAA
- a CDS encoding MBL fold metallo-hydrolase, which yields MQVTFLGTNGWYDSLTGNTVSALITARDYDIILDAGNGIAKADRYMTQDKPAFLFLSHFHLDHTEGLHTLVKFRFKKGLSICGGVGTTADLAGLLREPYTVPLDRVPFAVTVKELKEGVHELPFKVTCLPLVHPVPCTGYRFEIDNKVVTYCTDTGLCDNAVSLARDADLLITECGLKPGEKSPLWPHMNPEDAIEVARRAGAKRLALTHFGAEVYKTLEERRALKAQFEKECPGLLVSEDDLTIEV from the coding sequence ATGCAGGTCACCTTCCTTGGGACAAACGGCTGGTATGATTCTCTCACGGGAAATACCGTATCCGCGCTGATCACGGCACGGGATTACGATATCATCCTTGACGCGGGGAACGGGATTGCAAAAGCCGACCGGTACATGACGCAGGACAAACCGGCCTTTTTGTTTCTCAGCCACTTCCACCTCGACCATACCGAAGGTCTTCACACGCTGGTAAAATTCCGGTTCAAAAAAGGCCTCTCCATCTGCGGGGGAGTGGGGACAACCGCAGACCTTGCAGGACTCCTCCGCGAACCCTACACGGTACCGCTTGACCGGGTCCCCTTTGCCGTCACCGTAAAAGAACTAAAGGAAGGCGTGCATGAACTCCCCTTTAAGGTAACCTGCCTGCCCCTTGTCCACCCGGTGCCCTGCACGGGGTACCGGTTCGAGATCGATAACAAGGTAGTGACCTACTGCACGGATACAGGACTCTGCGACAATGCAGTCTCACTCGCGCGTGATGCCGATCTTCTTATTACGGAGTGCGGGTTAAAACCGGGGGAGAAAAGTCCGCTCTGGCCCCATATGAACCCGGAGGATGCAATTGAGGTTGCCCGGCGGGCCGGGGCAAAACGTCTGGCGCTGACGCATTTTGGGGCAGAGGTATATAAGACGCTGGAGGAACGCCGGGCGTTAAAGGCGCAGTTCGAAAAGGAATGCCCGGGACTTCTGGTATCGGAAGACGATCTGACTATAGAGGTCTAA
- a CDS encoding deoxyribonuclease IV → MAPVKVGVHVSIAGSLDLAVDRAKDAGCDVFQMFSRNPRGWGYKPLSEGDCDLYKKKIAATGLLPVDHMPYLPNLASPKTEIWEKSVQTLNAELDRCNRLGIPYLVTHLGHHLGDGIAGGRARVIKAINTVLASSESGTMLLLENTAGEKNSVGSSFEHIGAILAGLSDEKRIGVCFDTCHAFAAGYELRTREGITSTLAQFDEQVGISRLRVIHLNDTKGDLGSGLDRHEHIGMGFISEDGFRHILHNPVFARLPLVCETPVDERRDDRGNIAKVRELAA, encoded by the coding sequence ATGGCACCGGTAAAAGTTGGCGTGCATGTCTCCATTGCCGGCTCGCTCGATCTCGCGGTTGACCGGGCAAAAGATGCAGGCTGCGACGTTTTCCAGATGTTCTCCCGTAATCCCCGGGGATGGGGATACAAACCCCTGTCCGAGGGAGATTGTGATCTCTACAAAAAGAAGATCGCAGCCACCGGCCTCCTCCCGGTTGACCATATGCCCTATCTTCCGAATCTGGCCTCGCCAAAAACGGAGATCTGGGAAAAGTCCGTCCAGACTCTGAATGCCGAGCTTGACCGGTGCAACAGGCTGGGCATTCCCTACCTGGTCACCCATCTCGGCCACCATCTTGGGGACGGGATTGCGGGTGGCAGGGCCCGGGTCATAAAAGCCATAAATACCGTCCTTGCCTCATCGGAATCGGGAACAATGCTGCTTTTAGAGAATACCGCCGGGGAGAAGAACAGCGTTGGCAGCAGTTTCGAGCACATCGGTGCGATACTTGCGGGGCTTTCCGATGAGAAAAGGATCGGAGTCTGTTTCGATACCTGCCACGCGTTTGCCGCGGGTTACGAGCTGCGGACCAGGGAGGGAATTACCTCCACCCTTGCACAGTTCGATGAGCAGGTCGGGATTTCCCGTCTTCGCGTTATCCATCTCAACGACACCAAAGGTGATCTCGGGAGCGGCCTAGACCGGCACGAGCACATCGGGATGGGGTTTATTAGTGAAGACGGATTCCGGCACATCCTGCACAACCCGGTCTTTGCGCGCCTCCCGCTTGTCTGCGAAACACCGGTGGACGAACGAAGGGATGATCGCGGCAATATCGCAAAGGTCCGTGAACTGGCCGCCTAA